A stretch of the Pseudomonas helvetica genome encodes the following:
- the ftsX gene encoding permease-like cell division protein FtsX translates to MSATRSPKVSERVAPKAADPQPQKKKRDEDEGPDFSTLLRAWIESHRASLLDSLRRLGKQPIGSFFTCLVMAVALSLPMGLSLLLNNVERLGGSWQRAAQISLYLQIDASANEGEQLREQIKGMPGVADAEYISREQALEEFQQQSGLGEALKELPQNPLPGVVLVTPNEVDKATLEALRQKLSELPKVQQAQLDLVWVERLAAILKLGERFVFGLTVLLVSALLLVIGNTIRLHIENRRTEIEVIKLVGGTDSYVRRPFLYMGALYGFGAGILSWGVLAFGLNWLNDAVVGLAGLYGSNFALSGVPVADGLSLLLGAVLLGYIGAWIAVARHLRELAPK, encoded by the coding sequence ATGAGTGCAACACGCAGTCCGAAGGTTTCCGAGCGCGTGGCCCCGAAGGCTGCCGATCCGCAACCACAGAAGAAAAAGCGCGATGAAGACGAGGGTCCGGACTTCAGCACCTTGCTGCGCGCCTGGATCGAAAGTCACCGCGCCAGTTTGCTGGACAGCCTGCGGCGTCTGGGCAAGCAGCCCATCGGCAGCTTCTTCACCTGTCTGGTGATGGCGGTTGCCCTGAGTTTGCCGATGGGCTTGTCGTTGCTGCTGAACAACGTCGAACGTCTGGGTGGTTCCTGGCAGCGTGCGGCGCAGATCTCGCTTTACTTGCAGATCGATGCCAGCGCCAACGAAGGCGAGCAACTGCGCGAGCAGATCAAGGGCATGCCGGGTGTAGCTGATGCCGAATACATCAGTCGCGAGCAGGCGCTGGAAGAGTTCCAGCAGCAGTCCGGTCTGGGCGAGGCACTCAAGGAGCTGCCGCAGAACCCGTTGCCTGGCGTGGTGCTGGTCACTCCGAACGAAGTCGACAAGGCGACCCTTGAAGCATTAAGACAAAAACTTTCCGAGTTGCCGAAGGTACAACAGGCGCAACTTGATCTAGTCTGGGTCGAGCGTTTGGCGGCCATCCTCAAGCTGGGCGAGCGGTTTGTCTTCGGCCTGACCGTGTTGCTGGTTTCTGCATTACTTTTGGTGATAGGCAATACCATTCGTCTTCATATTGAAAACCGCCGCACAGAGATAGAAGTGATTAAACTCGTCGGCGGCACTGACAGCTATGTGCGCAGGCCTTTTCTGTATATGGGCGCGCTCTATGGCTTCGGTGCAGGGATTCTTTCCTGGGGTGTTCTGGCGTTTGGCCTGAATTGGCTGAACGACGCAGTGGTTGGGCTGGCCGGCTTGTATGGCAGTAATTTCGCGTTGTCCGGGGTACCGGTTGCCGATGGTCTGTCACTCTTGCTAGGCGCAGTGCTGTTGGGGTATATCGGTGCATGGATTGCGGTAGCGCGCCATTTGAGAGAGCTCGCACCGAAGTAG
- the mtgA gene encoding monofunctional biosynthetic peptidoglycan transglycosylase, which produces MLRLLFRRFTKALLWFAGGSVLLVLLFRVVPPPGTALMVERKIESWVDGEPIDVQRNWQPWENISDDLKVAVMAGEDQKFPEHWGFDFGAIQAALAHNELGGSIRGASTLSQQVSKNLFLWSGRSWLRKGLEAWFTGLIEVFWPKQRILEVYLNSVEWDDGVFGAEAAARHHFGVSARSLSRQQASLLAAVLPNPRAWSAGHPSPYVLRRASWIRQQMSQLGGDSYLTGLNASRRAPWAQ; this is translated from the coding sequence ATGCTGCGTTTATTGTTCCGCCGTTTCACAAAAGCCCTGCTCTGGTTCGCCGGTGGCAGCGTGTTGCTGGTGCTGTTGTTTCGCGTCGTTCCGCCTCCAGGGACGGCGCTGATGGTCGAGCGCAAGATCGAATCCTGGGTCGATGGCGAGCCTATCGACGTGCAGCGCAACTGGCAGCCGTGGGAAAACATTTCCGATGACCTGAAGGTCGCGGTGATGGCCGGCGAAGACCAGAAATTCCCCGAGCACTGGGGTTTTGACTTCGGTGCGATCCAGGCCGCGCTGGCCCACAACGAACTCGGCGGCTCGATCCGCGGCGCCAGCACCTTGAGCCAGCAAGTCTCGAAGAACCTGTTCCTCTGGTCCGGCCGCAGCTGGCTGCGCAAAGGACTGGAAGCCTGGTTTACCGGTCTGATCGAAGTGTTCTGGCCCAAGCAGCGGATTCTTGAGGTGTACCTCAACAGCGTGGAATGGGATGACGGCGTGTTTGGCGCCGAAGCGGCTGCAAGGCATCACTTTGGCGTGAGTGCCCGGTCGCTGAGCCGTCAGCAAGCCAGTTTGCTGGCCGCCGTACTGCCAAACCCGCGAGCCTGGAGCGCCGGCCATCCGAGCCCATACGTATTGCGCCGCGCGAGCTGGATTCGGCAGCAGATGAGCCAGTTGGGCGGCGATAGCTACCTGACCGGACTCAACGCTTCGCGCCGGGCACCGTGGGCCCAGTGA
- a CDS encoding DUF423 domain-containing protein codes for MLRGFLMLAAFFGFTGVGLGAFAAHGLKDRLSAEYLAIFHTGVTYQLVHTLALLGVALLAVQIPGRLITWAGVSFALGILLFSGSLYLLTLTGVSKLGIVTPFGGLAFLVGWLCLGIAAWRLS; via the coding sequence ATGCTGCGTGGCTTTCTGATGCTGGCCGCTTTTTTCGGATTCACCGGCGTGGGCCTGGGCGCGTTTGCCGCCCATGGCCTGAAAGACCGCCTGAGTGCCGAATACCTGGCGATTTTCCACACCGGCGTCACCTACCAACTGGTGCACACCCTGGCGCTGTTGGGCGTAGCACTGCTGGCCGTGCAGATTCCCGGGCGTTTGATCACCTGGGCCGGTGTATCATTTGCCCTCGGCATCCTGTTGTTTTCCGGCAGCCTGTACCTGCTGACCCTGACCGGCGTCAGCAAGCTGGGCATCGTGACACCGTTCGGCGGATTGGCATTCCTCGTGGGCTGGCTGTGCCTTGGGATAGCCGCCTGGCGCCTTAGCTGA
- a CDS encoding pitrilysin family protein translates to MNALARRAAGLLLSTVCLPLSALAAAPQPTHEFTLDNGLKVVVREDHRAPVVVSQIWYKVGSSYETPGQTGLSHALEHMMFKGSEKVGPGEASLILRDLGAEENAFTSDDYTAYYQVLARDRLGVAFELEADRMANLRLPADEFSREIEVIKEERRMRTDDKPMAKAYERFKAMAYPASGYHTPTIGWMADLDRMKVEELRHWYKSWYVPNNATLVVVGDVTPDEVKALAQRYFGPIPKRDVPPAKIPLELAEPGERQITLHVQTQLPSLMLAFNVPSIATAQDKRSVNALRLIAALLDGGYSARISAQLERGEELVSGGSSSYDAYTRGDSLFTLSASPNTQKHKTMAQVEAGLWKLLEQLKTTAPSVDEVERVRAQVIAGLVYERDSITSQATAIGQLETVGLSWKLMDTELAELQSVTPEDIQKAARTYFTRERLSVAHVLPLPEETAHE, encoded by the coding sequence ATGAATGCTCTAGCCCGCCGCGCTGCAGGCCTGCTGCTCAGCACAGTTTGTCTGCCCCTTTCAGCTTTGGCTGCCGCCCCCCAACCGACCCACGAATTCACCCTCGACAACGGCCTCAAGGTCGTCGTGCGCGAGGATCATCGTGCACCCGTCGTCGTTTCCCAGATCTGGTACAAGGTTGGCTCCAGCTACGAAACCCCGGGCCAGACCGGTTTGTCCCACGCCCTGGAACACATGATGTTCAAGGGCAGCGAGAAAGTCGGCCCCGGCGAAGCGTCGTTGATCCTGCGCGACCTCGGTGCCGAAGAGAACGCCTTCACCAGCGACGACTACACCGCGTATTACCAGGTGCTGGCGCGTGATCGCCTGGGCGTGGCCTTTGAACTGGAAGCCGACCGCATGGCCAACCTGCGCCTGCCGGCCGACGAGTTCAGCCGCGAGATCGAAGTGATCAAGGAAGAGCGCCGCATGCGCACCGACGACAAGCCGATGGCCAAGGCTTACGAGCGCTTCAAGGCCATGGCCTACCCGGCCAGCGGCTACCACACGCCGACCATCGGCTGGATGGCTGACCTGGATCGCATGAAGGTCGAAGAACTGCGCCACTGGTATAAATCCTGGTACGTGCCAAACAACGCCACGCTGGTGGTGGTCGGTGACGTAACCCCGGACGAAGTCAAAGCCCTGGCCCAGCGCTACTTCGGACCGATCCCGAAGCGCGACGTGCCGCCAGCGAAGATTCCGCTGGAACTGGCCGAGCCTGGCGAGCGCCAGATCACCCTGCATGTACAGACGCAATTGCCGAGCCTGATGCTGGCCTTCAACGTGCCAAGCATCGCCACCGCGCAAGACAAGCGCTCGGTCAATGCCCTGCGGTTGATCGCGGCATTGCTTGATGGCGGCTACAGCGCGCGCATCTCGGCGCAACTGGAGCGCGGCGAAGAACTGGTCTCCGGTGGTTCATCGAGCTACGACGCCTACACCCGCGGCGACAGCCTGTTTACCTTGTCGGCATCGCCGAACACCCAGAAACACAAAACCATGGCCCAGGTCGAAGCCGGCCTGTGGAAACTGCTCGAACAGCTGAAAACCACCGCGCCTTCGGTTGATGAAGTTGAACGTGTACGCGCACAAGTGATCGCCGGCCTGGTCTACGAGCGTGACTCGATCACCAGCCAGGCCACTGCCATTGGTCAGCTGGAAACCGTCGGTCTGTCGTGGAAGTTGATGGACACCGAACTCGCCGAGCTGCAAAGCGTGACACCGGAAGACATCCAGAAAGCCGCCCGCACCTATTTCACTCGCGAACGTCTCAGCGTTGCGCATGTACTGCCACTGCCCGAGGAAACCGCTCATGAGTGA
- the ftsY gene encoding signal recognition particle-docking protein FtsY: protein MFGSNDDKKTPAAAGEKKSLFGWLRKKPQAPAVEQPQPLPEVAPEPVIEAAPVAQAPAAAVLPIAEPVVQPVVEPAPAPVAEVPRAPEVVHKPWLTLPVAEEPVALVENELAPHITPPIPAPTVVQQAVELLVVEPVPVIDPTAEQLIVDEPDLPQPVIAAFVAPERAPEPVPAPVPAPVVAAPVTAPAPVAPVAAPAPVAAEPVRTEETKAGFFARLKQGLSKTSASIGEGMASLFLGKKIIDDELLEDIETRLLTADVGVEATSVIIQSLTQKVARKQLADADALYKSLQAELANMLKPVEQPLKITSQNKPFVILVVGVNGAGKTTTIGKLAKKLQLEGKKVMLAAGDTFRAAAVEQLQVWGERNKIPVIAQHTGADSASVIFDAVQAAKARGIDVLIADTAGRLHTKDNLMEELKKVRRVISKLDADAPHEVLLVLDAGTGQNAISQAKQFNQTVELTGLALTKLDGTAKGGVIFALAKQFGLPIRYIGVGEGIDDLRTFEAEPFVQALFAERERS from the coding sequence ATGTTTGGTTCCAACGACGACAAGAAGACCCCAGCTGCGGCTGGCGAGAAGAAAAGCCTGTTCGGATGGCTGCGCAAAAAGCCGCAGGCACCCGCCGTCGAACAGCCACAGCCACTTCCAGAGGTTGCGCCTGAGCCGGTAATAGAAGCAGCGCCCGTTGCGCAAGCACCGGCTGCTGCCGTATTGCCGATAGCCGAGCCGGTAGTGCAGCCGGTTGTCGAGCCAGCGCCTGCGCCAGTGGCTGAAGTACCGCGCGCGCCGGAAGTTGTACACAAGCCGTGGTTGACGTTGCCGGTGGCTGAAGAACCGGTGGCCCTGGTCGAAAACGAGCTGGCGCCGCATATCACGCCACCGATTCCTGCGCCGACAGTAGTCCAGCAAGCGGTAGAGCTGCTGGTGGTTGAACCGGTCCCGGTCATCGATCCGACGGCTGAACAACTGATAGTTGATGAGCCTGATCTGCCTCAGCCGGTGATTGCGGCATTCGTGGCACCAGAACGTGCTCCAGAACCTGTACCCGCCCCAGTGCCGGCACCCGTTGTCGCGGCACCGGTAACAGCGCCAGCGCCGGTTGCACCGGTTGCGGCTCCGGCTCCGGTCGCGGCCGAACCGGTTCGCACCGAAGAAACCAAAGCCGGCTTCTTTGCCCGCTTGAAGCAAGGTCTGTCGAAAACCAGCGCGAGCATCGGCGAGGGCATGGCCAGCCTGTTCCTCGGCAAGAAGATCATCGATGACGAACTGCTCGAAGATATCGAAACCCGCCTGCTGACCGCTGACGTGGGTGTCGAAGCGACATCGGTGATCATCCAGAGCCTGACCCAGAAGGTCGCGCGCAAGCAGTTGGCCGACGCCGATGCACTGTACAAATCCTTGCAGGCCGAGCTTGCCAACATGCTCAAGCCGGTCGAGCAGCCGCTGAAAATTACCTCGCAGAACAAGCCGTTCGTGATTCTGGTGGTCGGCGTCAACGGCGCCGGCAAAACCACCACCATCGGTAAGTTGGCGAAGAAGCTGCAGCTTGAAGGCAAGAAAGTCATGCTCGCAGCCGGTGATACCTTCCGTGCCGCGGCGGTCGAGCAATTGCAGGTTTGGGGCGAACGCAACAAGATCCCGGTGATCGCCCAGCACACCGGCGCCGACTCGGCTTCGGTTATCTTCGATGCGGTACAGGCCGCCAAGGCCCGTGGCATTGATGTGCTGATCGCCGATACCGCCGGTCGCCTGCACACCAAAGACAACCTGATGGAAGAACTGAAAAAGGTTCGCCGGGTGATCAGTAAACTCGACGCCGATGCGCCGCATGAGGTGCTGCTGGTGCTCGACGCTGGTACTGGCCAGAACGCCATTAGTCAGGCCAAACAATTCAACCAGACAGTCGAACTGACCGGCCTGGCCTTGACCAAACTCGATGGCACGGCCAAGGGCGGGGTGATTTTCGCCCTGGCCAAGCAGTTTGGCCTGCCGATTCGCTACATCGGTGTCGGCGAAGGCATCGATGACTTGCGTACCTTTGAAGCAGAACCCTTTGTCCAGGCACTATTTGCCGAGCGGGAGCGTTCATGA
- a CDS encoding pitrilysin family protein: protein MSESKKPRLALIGLVLVALVAALSFYLSRSAETNASETLDQAKASKKLQSLAELDSKAPSHRTLDVQTWKTAEGSKVLFVAAPELPMFDMRLIFAAGSSQDGDKPGLAVLTNAMLNEGIAGKDVGKIAEGFEGLGANFGNGAYKDMAVATLRSLSAVDKREPALKLFAEVVGKPTFPTDSLARIKNQLLAGFEYQKQNPGKLASLELMKRLYGDHPYAHSSDGNAQSVPPITVAQLRAFHEKAYAAGNVVIALVGDLSRSEAEAIAEQISVALPKGPALAKIEQPAEPQASIGHIEFPSKQTNLMLAQLGIDRDDPDYAAVSLGNQILGGGGFGTRLMSEVREKRGLTYGVYSGFTPMQVRGPFMINLQTRAEMSEGTLKLVQDVLADYLKTGPTQKELDDAKRELAGSFPLSNASNADIVGQLGAMGFYNLPLSYLEDFMRQSQSLTVEQVTAAMNKHLSTDKMVIVSAGPTVPQKPLPAPTDKPSEQPLGVPEH, encoded by the coding sequence ATGAGTGAGAGTAAAAAACCACGCCTGGCCCTGATCGGCCTGGTACTCGTCGCACTGGTCGCCGCGCTCAGTTTCTACCTCAGCCGTTCGGCCGAGACCAATGCCAGCGAAACCCTCGACCAGGCCAAGGCCAGCAAAAAGCTGCAATCACTGGCCGAACTCGACAGTAAAGCGCCGAGCCACCGCACGCTGGACGTGCAAACCTGGAAAACCGCTGAAGGCTCCAAGGTGCTGTTCGTTGCAGCCCCGGAACTGCCGATGTTCGACATGCGCCTGATCTTCGCTGCCGGCAGCAGTCAGGACGGTGATAAACCAGGTCTGGCGGTGCTGACCAATGCCATGCTCAACGAAGGTATCGCCGGTAAAGATGTCGGCAAGATCGCTGAAGGCTTCGAAGGCCTTGGCGCAAACTTTGGTAACGGCGCCTACAAAGACATGGCCGTCGCCACATTGCGCAGCCTGAGTGCTGTGGATAAACGCGAGCCGGCGCTGAAACTGTTCGCTGAAGTGGTCGGCAAACCGACGTTCCCGACCGACTCATTGGCACGCATCAAGAACCAGTTGCTCGCCGGCTTCGAATACCAGAAGCAGAACCCCGGCAAACTGGCGAGCCTTGAGCTGATGAAGCGCCTGTATGGCGACCACCCTTACGCACACTCAAGCGACGGCAATGCGCAAAGTGTGCCGCCGATTACCGTGGCGCAATTGCGGGCCTTCCACGAGAAAGCCTATGCCGCGGGCAACGTGGTGATTGCACTGGTGGGCGACTTGTCGCGTAGCGAAGCCGAAGCGATTGCCGAACAGATTTCCGTCGCACTGCCAAAAGGCCCGGCGCTGGCGAAAATCGAACAACCGGCCGAACCACAAGCCAGCATCGGGCACATCGAGTTTCCGTCCAAGCAAACCAACCTGATGCTCGCGCAACTGGGCATCGACCGTGACGATCCGGACTACGCGGCCGTCTCCTTGGGCAACCAGATTCTCGGTGGCGGCGGCTTTGGCACCCGGCTGATGAGCGAAGTACGTGAAAAACGCGGCCTGACCTACGGCGTTTATTCCGGTTTCACCCCGATGCAGGTCCGTGGCCCGTTCATGATCAACCTGCAAACCCGCGCCGAAATGAGCGAAGGCACGCTCAAACTGGTGCAGGACGTGCTCGCCGACTACTTGAAAACCGGCCCGACCCAGAAAGAACTCGACGACGCCAAACGTGAACTGGCCGGCAGCTTCCCGCTGTCCAACGCCAGCAACGCCGATATCGTCGGCCAACTGGGCGCCATGGGCTTTTATAACTTGCCGCTGAGTTACCTTGAAGACTTCATGCGGCAGTCGCAAAGCCTGACGGTCGAGCAGGTCACCGCGGCAATGAACAAACACCTGAGCACGGACAAAATGGTCATCGTTTCTGCTGGTCCGACCGTGCCGCAAAAGCCGTTACCGGCCCCAACTGACAAACCATCCGAGCAGCCGCTCGGGGTTCCGGAGCATTAA
- a CDS encoding thiazole synthase has translation MSNVRSDKPFVLAGRTYQSRLLVGTGKYRDMEETRLAIEASGAEIVTFAVRRTNLGQNPGEPNLLEVLSPDRYTFLPNTAGCFDATEAVRTCRLARELLGGHNLVKLEVLADQKTLFPNVIETLKAAEVLVKEGFDVMVYTSDDPIIARQLAEIGCIAVMPLAGLIGTGLGICNPYNLQIILEEAKIPVLVDAGVGTASDATIAMELGCEAVLMNSAIAHAQQPIMMAEAMKHAIVAGRLAYLAGRMPKKLYASASSPLDGLIK, from the coding sequence ATGAGCAACGTACGCAGCGACAAGCCTTTCGTCCTGGCCGGTCGTACTTACCAGTCGCGTTTGCTGGTAGGTACCGGCAAGTACCGTGACATGGAAGAAACCCGCCTGGCCATCGAAGCCTCGGGTGCCGAGATCGTCACTTTCGCCGTGCGCCGCACCAACCTCGGCCAGAACCCGGGCGAACCGAACCTGCTCGAAGTCCTGTCGCCGGATCGCTACACCTTCCTGCCGAACACTGCCGGGTGCTTCGACGCTACCGAGGCTGTGCGCACCTGCCGCCTGGCCCGTGAACTGCTCGGCGGCCACAACCTGGTGAAGCTGGAAGTGCTGGCGGACCAGAAAACCCTGTTCCCTAACGTGATCGAAACCCTCAAGGCCGCCGAAGTGCTGGTCAAGGAAGGTTTCGACGTGATGGTCTACACCAGCGATGACCCGATCATTGCCCGTCAACTGGCGGAAATCGGCTGCATCGCCGTCATGCCACTGGCCGGTCTGATCGGCACGGGCCTGGGGATCTGCAACCCGTACAACCTGCAGATCATCCTCGAAGAAGCCAAGATCCCGGTGTTGGTGGATGCTGGTGTCGGTACGGCATCCGACGCGACCATTGCCATGGAACTGGGTTGCGAAGCGGTGCTGATGAACTCGGCCATCGCCCACGCGCAACAGCCGATCATGATGGCTGAAGCGATGAAACACGCCATTGTTGCAGGTCGTCTGGCGTACCTCGCCGGGCGCATGCCGAAAAAACTCTATGCCAGCGCTTCCTCGCCGCTGGATGGTCTGATCAAGTAA
- the rsmD gene encoding 16S rRNA (guanine(966)-N(2))-methyltransferase RsmD: MASPSRPKKPVHNVHNGVNQLRIIGGEWRSRRLSFPDAPGLRPTPDRVRETLFNWLAPYVAGAKVLDPFAGSGALFLEALSRGAAMGQALDASSLAVSSLKEHLGTLRCTVGQVQTADALRYLETQPAIAYDLVFLDPPFNQNLLPAVCTLLEERQWLADDAWIYTESETAPSTLGLPGGWRLHREQKSGRVYYALWHRLAEIAG; this comes from the coding sequence ATGGCCAGTCCATCGCGTCCTAAAAAACCTGTTCATAACGTGCATAACGGCGTGAACCAATTGCGCATCATCGGTGGCGAATGGCGCAGCCGTCGCCTGAGTTTCCCGGACGCGCCAGGCTTGCGCCCGACGCCCGACCGCGTGCGTGAAACCCTGTTCAACTGGCTCGCACCGTACGTTGCCGGGGCCAAGGTTCTCGATCCGTTTGCCGGCAGCGGCGCGCTGTTTCTCGAAGCGCTGTCCCGTGGCGCCGCCATGGGCCAGGCGCTGGACGCCAGCAGCCTGGCGGTTTCCAGCCTGAAAGAACATTTGGGAACGCTGCGTTGCACCGTCGGCCAGGTACAAACCGCCGATGCCTTGCGTTACCTGGAAACCCAGCCCGCGATCGCCTACGACCTGGTGTTCCTCGATCCACCGTTCAACCAGAACCTGTTGCCCGCCGTTTGCACATTACTTGAAGAACGCCAATGGCTCGCCGACGACGCGTGGATCTACACTGAAAGTGAGACCGCGCCATCGACCCTCGGTCTGCCAGGGGGCTGGCGCCTGCACCGGGAGCAAAAGTCCGGGCGGGTCTACTACGCGTTGTGGCACCGTCTGGCAGAGATCGCCGGTTAA
- the rpoH gene encoding RNA polymerase sigma factor RpoH has product MTTSLQPAYALVPGANLEAYVHTVNSIPLLTPEQERELAESLYYEQDLGAARQMVLAHLRFVVHIARSYSGYGLAQADLIQEGNVGLMKAVKRFNPEMGVRLVSFAVHWIKAEIHEFILRNWRIVKVATTKAQRKLFFNLRSQKKRLAWLNNEEVHRVAESLGVEPREVREMESRLTGHDMAFDPAAEADDDSAFQSPANYLEDHRYDPARQLEDADWTDNSTHNLHEALEVLDDRSRDILYQRWLAEEKATLHDLAQKYNVSAERIRQLEKSAMNKLKLSIAA; this is encoded by the coding sequence ATGACCACTTCTTTGCAACCTGCGTATGCTCTGGTCCCAGGCGCGAACCTGGAGGCTTATGTGCACACGGTGAACAGCATTCCATTGCTGACACCGGAGCAGGAGCGTGAACTGGCCGAGAGTCTCTACTATGAGCAGGATTTGGGGGCGGCTCGGCAGATGGTGCTCGCCCACCTGCGTTTTGTTGTACATATTGCCCGTAGCTATTCCGGCTACGGCCTGGCCCAGGCTGACCTGATTCAGGAAGGCAACGTTGGCCTGATGAAAGCGGTCAAGCGTTTCAACCCGGAAATGGGCGTGCGTCTGGTGTCCTTTGCGGTGCACTGGATCAAGGCTGAAATCCACGAATTCATCCTGCGCAACTGGCGCATCGTCAAGGTCGCCACGACCAAGGCCCAGCGCAAACTGTTCTTCAACCTGCGCAGCCAGAAGAAGCGTCTGGCATGGCTGAACAACGAGGAAGTCCATCGTGTAGCTGAAAGCCTCGGCGTAGAGCCGCGGGAAGTTCGCGAGATGGAAAGCCGCCTGACCGGCCATGACATGGCCTTCGACCCGGCCGCCGAAGCGGACGACGACAGCGCTTTCCAGTCGCCGGCCAACTATCTGGAAGACCACCGGTACGACCCGGCCCGTCAACTGGAAGATGCCGACTGGACCGACAACTCCACCCACAACCTGCACGAAGCGCTGGAAGTGCTGGACGATCGCAGCCGCGACATCCTCTATCAGCGCTGGCTGGCAGAAGAAAAAGCCACGCTGCACGACTTGGCGCAGAAGTACAACGTGTCGGCCGAGCGTATTCGTCAGCTCGAGAAGAGCGCGATGAACAAGCTCAAGCTGTCGATTGCTGCTTAA
- the ftsE gene encoding cell division ATP-binding protein FtsE, giving the protein MIRFEQVGKRYPNGHVGLHELSFRVRRGEFLFVTGHSGAGKSTLLRLLLAMERPTTGKLLLAGQDLATISNAQIPYLRRQIGVVFQNHQLLFDRTVFNNVALPLQILGLSKAEIAKRVDSALERVALSDKTDLYPGDLSTGQQQRVGIARAIVHRPALLLADEPTGNLDPRLAAEIMGVFEDINRLGTSVLIASHDLALIARMRHRMLTLQRGRLIGDGEAGV; this is encoded by the coding sequence ATGATTCGTTTCGAACAGGTCGGTAAGCGCTATCCGAACGGTCACGTCGGCTTGCATGAGCTGAGCTTTCGAGTCCGTCGGGGCGAGTTCTTGTTTGTCACCGGCCACTCCGGCGCCGGTAAAAGTACCCTGCTGCGGCTGTTACTCGCGATGGAGCGTCCGACCACTGGCAAACTGCTGCTGGCCGGGCAGGACCTGGCGACCATCAGCAACGCGCAGATCCCGTACCTGCGCCGGCAGATCGGCGTGGTGTTCCAGAACCACCAGTTGTTGTTCGACCGTACGGTGTTCAACAACGTCGCCTTGCCGTTGCAGATTCTCGGCTTGTCCAAGGCTGAAATCGCCAAGCGCGTGGATTCGGCCCTGGAGCGCGTTGCACTCTCGGACAAGACCGACCTCTATCCGGGTGATCTGTCCACCGGTCAGCAGCAGCGTGTCGGCATTGCCCGCGCCATCGTCCATCGCCCGGCCTTGCTGCTGGCGGACGAACCGACCGGTAACCTCGACCCGCGTCTGGCGGCAGAAATCATGGGCGTCTTCGAAGACATCAACCGTCTGGGTACCAGCGTGCTGATCGCCAGTCACGATCTGGCGCTGATCGCCCGCATGCGTCATCGCATGCTGACCTTGCAGCGTGGCCGATTGATCGGCGACGGGGAGGCCGGGGTATGA
- the thiS gene encoding sulfur carrier protein ThiS, translating into MRIQLNGESLELPDGETVAALLTRLELTGRRVAVELNLDIVPRSQHAETTLNDGDSVEVVHAIGGG; encoded by the coding sequence ATGCGCATTCAGTTGAACGGCGAATCCCTTGAACTGCCCGACGGCGAAACCGTTGCGGCCCTGCTGACCCGTCTGGAACTGACCGGACGCCGAGTGGCGGTCGAACTCAACCTGGATATCGTTCCGCGCAGCCAGCATGCTGAAACCACGCTGAACGACGGCGATTCGGTCGAAGTCGTTCACGCCATCGGCGGCGGCTAG